One window of Thioclava sp. GXIMD4216 genomic DNA carries:
- a CDS encoding GNAT family N-acetyltransferase, which produces MSRNTTIGPCSETMPQAARTRYIDFMAHQHVADENSIQIDSYKADIITLTPAHRQALHELTVSVFWPHRARDLDVFLALGRGYLAIDGIGRPLGSAMYFPVGEDYAMFGMMITTPRLQSYGAGARLLRRIMRDCEGRDLRLSATRAAYRLYEYAGFVPVGTIWQHQGIVRPMRPPTAVPGLEVRPLEPADLAQIHALDSHAYGADRHAMLEMFVRLSDGMVALREGRVVGYALKRDFGKGVVIGPLVAENDRIAMQLATPFLQALEGQFARLDTPVESEQFAAFLASAGLGVFDTVTEMRNGVMRRPQDGLQIYGLSAHSLG; this is translated from the coding sequence ATGAGCCGCAATACCACGATTGGTCCGTGTTCCGAAACGATGCCTCAGGCGGCAAGAACGCGGTATATTGATTTCATGGCGCATCAACATGTGGCCGACGAGAATTCCATTCAGATCGATAGCTATAAAGCCGATATCATCACGCTGACCCCCGCGCACCGGCAGGCGCTGCACGAACTGACGGTCTCGGTGTTCTGGCCCCATCGCGCGCGGGATCTGGATGTGTTTCTGGCGCTCGGGCGGGGCTATCTGGCGATAGACGGGATCGGGCGCCCCTTGGGGTCGGCGATGTATTTTCCGGTGGGCGAGGATTACGCCATGTTCGGGATGATGATCACCACACCGCGTCTGCAAAGCTACGGGGCAGGCGCGCGCCTCTTGCGGCGGATCATGCGCGATTGTGAAGGCCGCGACTTGCGGCTGTCTGCCACCCGTGCAGCCTACCGTCTTTATGAATATGCCGGTTTCGTGCCGGTGGGCACGATCTGGCAGCATCAGGGTATCGTGCGGCCCATGCGGCCGCCCACCGCTGTGCCGGGGCTGGAGGTGCGCCCGCTGGAGCCTGCCGATCTGGCGCAGATCCACGCGCTTGACAGCCATGCCTACGGGGCCGATCGTCATGCGATGCTGGAGATGTTCGTGAGGCTTTCCGACGGGATGGTGGCCCTGCGAGAGGGTCGGGTGGTGGGCTATGCGCTCAAACGCGACTTCGGAAAGGGCGTGGTAATCGGGCCGCTTGTGGCCGAAAATGACCGCATCGCCATGCAGCTGGCAACTCCGTTCCTACAAGCGCTGGAGGGCCAGTTCGCCCGTCTGGATACGCCGGTTGAAAGCGAGCAATTCGCGGCCTTTCTGGCATCGGCGGGTCTTGGGGTCTTCGATACCGTCACCGAAATGCGCAATGGCGTGATGCGGCGCCCGCAGGACGGGCTACAGATCTACGGGCTTTCGGCGCATTCTCTGGGATGA
- the iolC gene encoding 5-dehydro-2-deoxygluconokinase, with protein MKTLDVITIGRAGVDLYGSQIGGRLEDMGSFEKYIGGSPTNIACGTARLGLRSGLITRVGDEHMGRFIREELMRHGVNVEGVSTDPERLTALVILGIRDEEQFPLIFYRENCADMALCEADIEEGLIARTRSVLATGTHLSNPKTEAATLKALKLARQYGAKTALDIDYRPNLWGVAGHGEGESRFVESAAVTAKLQKSLHYFDLIVGTEEEFHIAGGTTDTIAALKAVRAVSNATLICKRGAAGAAAFEGAIPDSLDGGQTGPGFPIEVFNVLGAGDGFFSGLLKGWLEGETWPKALEYANACGAFAVSRHGCTPAYPSLEELDFFLSRGVTQPDLRNDRDLEQIHWATNRHRSHGGDFSEMRVFAFDHRMQLEEMEGYTLKKGGAFKELCLEAALKVQQGRSGYGILCDNRIGRRALHAASGTGLWIGRPCEWPGSRPLELEPELGPDCGGLKEWARENVVKVLCFCHPEDDADIWARQLDRVRKLYVAARRNNLEFLLEIIPSKVAATDDDTTAHLIRRFYAEGIYPDWWKLEPLASQAGWAKACDAIEAYDRHTRGIVVLGLDAPEAELAASFEIAAGFPLVKGFAVGRTIFGSVARDWLAGRMGDDEAVAEMATRYARLADIWDKARAAATAVAAE; from the coding sequence ATGAAGACGTTGGATGTAATCACGATCGGTCGCGCGGGCGTTGATCTTTATGGCTCTCAGATCGGGGGCCGTCTGGAAGATATGGGGTCTTTCGAGAAATATATCGGGGGCAGCCCGACCAATATCGCTTGCGGCACGGCGCGTCTGGGGCTGCGCTCGGGGCTGATCACGCGGGTGGGCGACGAGCATATGGGCCGCTTCATCCGAGAGGAGCTTATGCGCCACGGGGTGAATGTCGAGGGGGTGAGCACCGATCCCGAGCGTCTGACGGCGCTGGTCATCCTCGGCATCCGTGACGAGGAACAGTTCCCGCTGATCTTCTACCGCGAGAATTGCGCCGATATGGCCCTGTGCGAGGCGGATATCGAGGAGGGGCTGATTGCCCGGACGCGCTCGGTTCTGGCCACGGGCACCCATCTGTCGAACCCCAAAACGGAAGCGGCGACCCTGAAGGCGCTGAAGCTGGCGCGGCAGTATGGTGCAAAGACGGCGCTCGATATCGATTACCGTCCGAACCTCTGGGGGGTGGCAGGTCATGGCGAGGGCGAAAGCCGCTTTGTGGAATCTGCCGCTGTTACCGCCAAGCTACAGAAGAGCCTGCATTATTTCGACCTGATCGTGGGCACGGAAGAAGAGTTCCACATCGCGGGCGGCACGACCGACACCATCGCGGCGCTCAAGGCTGTGCGGGCGGTGTCGAACGCCACGCTGATCTGCAAACGCGGGGCGGCGGGCGCTGCGGCCTTTGAAGGCGCGATCCCCGACAGCCTAGACGGGGGCCAGACCGGCCCCGGCTTCCCGATTGAGGTGTTCAATGTGCTGGGCGCGGGCGACGGGTTCTTCTCGGGGCTTCTCAAGGGCTGGCTGGAGGGCGAAACCTGGCCCAAGGCGCTGGAATATGCCAATGCCTGCGGGGCCTTTGCTGTCTCGCGCCACGGCTGCACGCCGGCCTATCCCTCGCTTGAAGAACTCGACTTCTTCCTGAGCCGCGGCGTCACACAGCCCGATCTGCGCAATGACCGCGATCTCGAGCAGATCCATTGGGCCACCAACCGCCATCGCAGTCATGGCGGTGATTTCTCGGAGATGCGGGTCTTTGCCTTCGACCACCGTATGCAGCTTGAAGAGATGGAGGGCTATACGCTGAAGAAGGGGGGCGCTTTCAAAGAGCTTTGCCTTGAGGCCGCGCTGAAGGTCCAGCAAGGCCGCTCGGGCTACGGGATACTGTGCGACAACCGTATCGGTCGCCGTGCGTTGCATGCGGCCTCGGGCACGGGCCTGTGGATCGGGCGTCCCTGCGAATGGCCCGGCTCGCGTCCGCTGGAGCTTGAACCCGAGCTTGGCCCCGATTGTGGCGGGCTGAAGGAATGGGCGCGCGAGAATGTGGTGAAAGTGCTGTGTTTCTGCCACCCCGAGGATGATGCCGACATCTGGGCCAGACAACTGGATCGGGTCCGTAAACTCTATGTGGCCGCGCGGCGGAACAACCTCGAATTCCTGCTCGAGATCATCCCGTCGAAAGTGGCCGCGACCGATGACGACACCACGGCCCATCTGATCCGGCGCTTCTATGCCGAAGGGATCTATCCCGATTGGTGGAAGCTGGAGCCTTTGGCATCGCAGGCCGGATGGGCTAAGGCCTGCGATGCCATCGAGGCATATGACCGCCATACCCGTGGCATTGTCGTACTGGGGCTGGATGCGCCCGAAGCCGAACTGGCGGCAAGCTTCGAGATCGCCGCAGGCTTTCCGCTGGTCAAGGGCTTTGCCGTGGGCCGCACGATCTTCGGCTCTGTGGCGCGTGACTGGTTGGCGGGACGGATGGGGGATGACGAGGCCGTGGCCGAAATGGCCACCCGTTATGCCCGTCTCGCAGATATCTGGGACAAGGCGCGGGCGGCAGCGACCGCTGTTGCTGCCGAATAG
- a CDS encoding Gfo/Idh/MocA family oxidoreductase encodes MTAMLPETPLGVALIGTGFMGKCHAMAWNNVATVFGGARPRLEVLCDAVPDRARALAPQFGFARSSEAWQSVMEDPLVDVVSITVPNGLHLPLACAALEAGKHVWLEKPMALTLNEAAQMAASAASRPDLVTMLGYNYLRSPAFQAMRALVEDGALGQLYSFRGVYDEDYAADPDLPWSWRHTLQDGGLGALGDLGCHLVSQMIALMGPVAGLCAQTHIAIPERPSATGMTPVENEDSAMAMLRFASGAQGSFATSRVARGRKCHLAWEIHGSLGSLRFDQEHMNEFWLHRRGEAGFTRHLTGPDQPDFGAFCPAAGHNFGFNEQKVVEARDLLQAIAGGPACGPDFARGHEIETVIHAMARSGGQWIEL; translated from the coding sequence ATGACGGCGATGCTGCCCGAAACCCCGTTGGGGGTGGCCCTGATCGGCACGGGTTTCATGGGGAAATGTCACGCAATGGCGTGGAACAATGTGGCCACCGTGTTTGGCGGTGCGCGCCCGCGGCTGGAAGTGCTGTGTGATGCGGTCCCCGACAGGGCGCGCGCCTTGGCCCCGCAATTCGGCTTTGCCCGCAGCAGCGAGGCGTGGCAGAGCGTGATGGAGGACCCGTTGGTGGATGTGGTGTCGATCACCGTCCCGAACGGCCTGCATCTGCCGCTGGCCTGTGCCGCGCTGGAGGCGGGCAAGCATGTCTGGCTGGAAAAGCCGATGGCGCTGACGCTGAATGAGGCCGCGCAAATGGCCGCATCTGCCGCCTCCCGCCCCGATCTGGTGACGATGCTGGGCTATAACTATCTGCGTTCTCCGGCGTTTCAGGCGATGCGTGCGCTGGTCGAGGACGGCGCGCTGGGGCAGCTTTACAGCTTCCGAGGCGTCTATGACGAGGATTACGCGGCAGATCCCGATCTGCCCTGGTCCTGGCGGCATACGCTGCAAGACGGGGGGCTGGGCGCGTTGGGCGATCTTGGTTGCCATCTGGTCAGCCAGATGATCGCACTGATGGGGCCGGTTGCGGGGCTCTGCGCGCAGACCCATATCGCGATCCCCGAACGCCCCTCGGCCACGGGCATGACACCGGTGGAAAACGAGGATAGCGCAATGGCGATGTTGCGCTTTGCATCGGGGGCACAGGGCTCGTTTGCCACCTCGCGCGTGGCGCGGGGGCGCAAATGCCATCTGGCATGGGAGATCCACGGCAGCCTTGGCAGCCTGCGGTTCGATCAGGAACATATGAACGAATTCTGGCTGCACAGGCGTGGTGAGGCGGGGTTTACCCGCCACCTGACAGGGCCGGATCAGCCCGATTTCGGCGCATTCTGTCCCGCAGCGGGTCACAATTTCGGCTTTAACGAACAGAAAGTGGTCGAGGCGCGCGACCTGTTACAGGCCATTGCGGGCGGCCCTGCATGCGGGCCGGATTTTGCCCGTGGCCACGAGATCGAGACGGTGATCCATGCAATGGCGCGCTCGGGCGGGCAATGGATTGAACTCTAA
- a CDS encoding TIM barrel protein, with amino-acid sequence MTQPFQLAACAEMLWRDKPIEWRAARLTEQGLGVGLWNWPDHDLAKLEAVGADYTIMNGYLEGRLADAEGADLLLASARETIKVGKRLGVRRLNLHGTGLGEGGLPIWRHETVTGPMWLKARDTLERICDLAAEEGVVFTLENLNQMDHPGCPFGATGDVLALVSSIDRPELRMNLDLYHTQIGEGDLLRWCEKSLPWIGELQVADTPGRCEPGTGEINYPVIARGLQAMGYHGPVGLEAWAQGDSDAAVAAFVAAFTL; translated from the coding sequence ATGACACAGCCTTTCCAGCTTGCCGCCTGCGCCGAGATGCTCTGGCGCGACAAACCCATCGAATGGCGCGCCGCGCGCCTGACCGAGCAAGGTCTCGGCGTGGGGCTTTGGAACTGGCCCGATCACGATCTGGCCAAGCTCGAAGCGGTGGGGGCCGATTATACGATCATGAACGGCTATCTCGAAGGACGGCTGGCCGATGCGGAGGGGGCGGATCTGCTCCTCGCCTCGGCCCGCGAGACGATCAAGGTGGGCAAGCGGCTTGGCGTGCGTCGGCTCAATCTGCACGGCACCGGTCTGGGCGAGGGCGGTTTGCCGATCTGGCGGCACGAGACGGTCACGGGGCCGATGTGGCTGAAAGCTCGCGACACGCTCGAGCGGATCTGCGATCTGGCCGCCGAGGAGGGCGTGGTCTTTACCTTGGAAAATCTCAACCAAATGGACCATCCGGGCTGTCCTTTCGGGGCGACGGGGGATGTTCTGGCGCTTGTGTCTTCGATTGACCGCCCCGAGCTGCGGATGAATCTCGACCTCTATCATACGCAGATCGGGGAGGGGGATCTGCTGCGCTGGTGCGAGAAATCCCTGCCTTGGATCGGCGAGCTGCAGGTGGCCGACACGCCCGGTCGTTGCGAGCCGGGCACTGGCGAGATCAATTATCCGGTCATCGCCCGTGGTTTGCAGGCGATGGGCTATCATGGGCCTGTCGGGCTGGAGGCATGGGCGCAGGGGGATAGCGATGCAGCCGTCGCGGCCTTCGTCGCGGCCTTCACCCTCTAG
- the iolD gene encoding 3D-(3,5/4)-trihydroxycyclohexane-1,2-dione acylhydrolase (decyclizing), whose amino-acid sequence MGTIRMTAAQAMVKWLSVQLTPEGERYIEGIWAIFGHGNVAGLGQALEEIGADFPTWRGQNEQTMAHTALAYSKGLARRRAMAVTSSIGPGATNLVTAAALAHVNRLPILLIPGDVFANRRPDPVLQQVEAFEDGTLSANDCLRPVSRYYDRITRPEHLLTALPRALATMTDPASCGPVTLAFCQDVQSEPYEYPAEFFTPRTWHIRRPAPDARELENAIAMIRAARSPVIVAGGGVIYSRAEAMLAEFATRHNIPVVETQAGKSALSQFHPMNFGASGVDGSAAANAASRRADLVIGIGTRLQDFTTGSRTLFANPGARRLSINVAAYDAVKHGAEPLMADAKVALAALTAGLGEYRAGEADQSAREDWLRAVTHHCRDRSDERATGERPLDAEVIGAVQRAAPESIVMCAAGTMPGALKLLWQPMQGGYHMEYGYSCMGYEIAGGMGLKLANPDREVICFVGDGSYMMANSELATAVMRRIPFTVVLTDNAGYGCINRLQTLGCGGNPFNNMYVDCTIEAQPRIDYAAHAASMGAYAVKAKDIKDLEAQLVLARTRDLPTVIVIETTAKDFPGTGIETTAGEAGQFWDVAIPATGHAPNRAAAYQRYIDNITRQQTVN is encoded by the coding sequence ATGGGCACGATCCGTATGACCGCCGCACAGGCGATGGTAAAATGGCTCAGCGTGCAGCTGACGCCCGAGGGCGAGCGGTATATCGAGGGGATCTGGGCGATCTTCGGCCACGGCAATGTCGCGGGCTTGGGGCAGGCGCTCGAGGAGATCGGTGCAGATTTCCCGACATGGCGCGGCCAGAATGAACAGACGATGGCCCATACGGCGCTGGCCTATAGCAAGGGACTGGCCCGCCGCCGCGCGATGGCGGTGACCTCCTCCATCGGGCCGGGGGCCACCAATCTCGTCACGGCGGCAGCACTTGCGCATGTGAACCGCCTGCCGATCCTGCTGATCCCCGGTGACGTCTTCGCCAATCGCCGCCCCGATCCGGTGCTGCAACAGGTCGAAGCCTTCGAGGATGGCACGCTCTCGGCCAATGACTGCCTGCGCCCCGTTTCGCGCTATTACGACCGGATCACGCGGCCCGAACATCTGCTTACAGCGCTCCCCCGCGCGCTGGCCACAATGACCGATCCGGCCTCCTGTGGCCCCGTCACGCTGGCCTTCTGTCAGGATGTGCAATCGGAACCCTATGAGTACCCGGCCGAATTCTTCACCCCCAGAACCTGGCATATCCGCCGCCCCGCGCCCGATGCGCGCGAGCTGGAAAACGCCATTGCGATGATCCGCGCGGCACGAAGCCCTGTCATCGTCGCAGGCGGCGGGGTGATCTATTCCCGGGCCGAGGCCATGCTGGCCGAGTTTGCCACCCGCCACAATATCCCCGTCGTCGAGACGCAGGCGGGCAAGTCGGCGCTCTCGCAATTCCACCCGATGAATTTTGGCGCCTCCGGTGTCGATGGCTCGGCTGCCGCCAATGCCGCCTCGCGCCGCGCTGATCTGGTGATCGGGATCGGCACGCGGCTGCAGGATTTCACCACTGGCTCGCGCACGCTTTTTGCCAATCCCGGGGCAAGGCGTCTGTCGATCAATGTCGCGGCCTATGATGCGGTGAAACATGGGGCCGAGCCCCTGATGGCCGATGCCAAAGTGGCGCTCGCGGCGCTTACGGCAGGGCTTGGGGAGTATCGCGCCGGGGAGGCCGACCAGAGCGCGCGCGAGGATTGGCTGCGCGCTGTGACGCATCATTGCCGCGACCGCAGCGACGAGCGGGCGACAGGCGAACGCCCTCTTGATGCCGAAGTCATCGGTGCGGTCCAGCGCGCCGCCCCCGAAAGCATCGTGATGTGCGCCGCCGGCACCATGCCCGGCGCGCTCAAGCTGCTCTGGCAGCCAATGCAGGGCGGCTATCACATGGAATATGGCTATAGCTGCATGGGCTACGAGATCGCAGGCGGCATGGGGCTCAAACTTGCCAATCCTGACCGCGAGGTGATCTGCTTTGTGGGCGACGGCTCCTATATGATGGCCAATTCGGAACTGGCCACAGCGGTGATGCGGCGTATCCCCTTCACCGTGGTGCTGACCGACAATGCGGGCTATGGCTGTATCAACCGCCTGCAGACGCTGGGCTGCGGCGGCAATCCGTTCAACAATATGTATGTCGATTGCACCATCGAGGCCCAGCCGCGGATTGATTATGCGGCTCATGCGGCATCCATGGGCGCATATGCGGTGAAGGCGAAAGATATCAAGGACCTGGAGGCGCAGCTGGTACTGGCCCGCACCCGCGATCTCCCGACCGTGATCGTGATCGAGACCACGGCAAAAGACTTCCCCGGCACCGGTATCGAGACCACGGCCGGCGAGGCCGGGCAGTTCTGGGATGTCGCCATTCCCGCCACGGGCCACGCCCCCAACCGTGCCGCCGCCTATCAGCGTTACATCGACAACATCACCCGACAGCAGACCGTCAACTGA
- a CDS encoding ATP-binding cassette domain-containing protein: MTLQDSKFHHGSVAEAQAPIIEMKDITKHFGNVIALNGVTFNVRPGECHCLLGDNGAGKSTFIKTMSGVHRPTSGTITFDNKPLSFNSPRDAMEAGIATVFQDLAMIPLMSVTRNFFMGREPTKGRGLLKRLDIESANQITMEEMRKMGINLRAPDQAVGTLSGGERQTVAIARAVYFGAKVLILDEPTSALGVRQTSNVLATIDRVRAQGVGVVFISHNVRHAMAVGDRFTVLNRGQTLGTAERGKISSAELQDLMAGGQELASLEGSLGGTI; the protein is encoded by the coding sequence ATGACCCTTCAGGATAGCAAGTTCCATCATGGCTCCGTGGCCGAGGCGCAGGCCCCGATCATCGAGATGAAAGACATCACCAAGCATTTCGGCAATGTCATCGCACTGAACGGGGTGACCTTCAATGTGCGCCCCGGAGAATGTCACTGCCTTCTGGGCGATAACGGGGCGGGGAAGTCGACCTTTATCAAGACCATGTCGGGCGTGCACAGGCCCACATCCGGCACGATCACCTTTGACAACAAGCCCCTGTCCTTCAACAGCCCGCGTGACGCGATGGAGGCGGGGATTGCCACGGTGTTTCAGGATCTGGCGATGATCCCGCTGATGTCGGTCACCCGCAATTTCTTCATGGGGCGCGAGCCGACCAAGGGGCGGGGGCTTCTCAAGCGGCTCGATATCGAGAGCGCCAACCAGATCACGATGGAAGAGATGCGCAAGATGGGCATCAATCTGCGCGCCCCCGATCAGGCGGTGGGCACGCTTTCGGGCGGCGAGCGGCAGACAGTGGCGATTGCCCGCGCGGTCTATTTCGGGGCGAAGGTGCTGATCCTTGACGAGCCGACCTCGGCGTTGGGGGTGCGCCAGACCTCCAATGTGCTGGCCACGATCGACCGTGTGCGGGCGCAGGGTGTGGGGGTGGTCTTCATCTCGCATAATGTGCGCCATGCCATGGCGGTGGGGGATCGTTTTACCGTGCTCAATCGTGGCCAGACACTGGGCACGGCGGAGCGTGGCAAGATCAGCTCTGCCGAGTTGCAGGACCTGATGGCGGGCGGGCAGGAACTGGCCAGCCTCGAAGGGTCGCTTGGCGGCACCATCTAG
- a CDS encoding M20 family metallopeptidase, with translation MTHFPPSETGINDLTRRIDDKVAEIAPHLVALRRDIHAHPEIGFETQRTADLVAHELRQMGLEVTTGIGRTGVIAEITGALPGPCLILRADMDALPIEERTDLPFASQIQGAMHACGHDIHTSALLGAAYVLRDLTQELAGRVRLVFQPAEETVESGAAAMIADGAAEGADMAIAFHNQPELPAGELRLIHGASTASSDEFCVTVLGSSGHAARPHLALDPIVACAHIITQLQTIVSRRMDPADPMVLTIGQIAGGFTENIIPDSCSFKGTIRCRSAQTRDMAEERFRQICTDTARALGVRAEVTYLRGAPALQNDKTLVDRALTSLSAHFGTAPHTQTGTDFGAEDFSYFSERLPALQFHVGSGQPGRDDRLHNSDYQPDESAITLSARALSRLAADFLSPAR, from the coding sequence ATGACCCACTTCCCCCCAAGCGAGACGGGCATCAACGATCTGACGCGCCGGATCGATGACAAGGTGGCCGAGATCGCCCCGCATCTGGTCGCGCTGCGCCGCGACATCCACGCCCATCCGGAAATCGGCTTTGAAACGCAGCGGACGGCGGATCTGGTCGCGCATGAATTGCGGCAGATGGGGCTTGAGGTCACCACCGGTATCGGACGCACCGGCGTGATTGCCGAAATCACGGGGGCCCTGCCCGGCCCCTGCCTGATCCTGCGCGCCGATATGGATGCCCTGCCCATCGAGGAGCGCACGGATCTGCCCTTCGCCTCGCAGATACAGGGCGCGATGCATGCCTGCGGGCATGATATCCACACATCGGCCCTGCTGGGGGCGGCCTATGTGCTCAGAGATCTGACACAAGAGCTTGCCGGACGGGTGCGACTGGTGTTCCAGCCTGCCGAGGAAACCGTTGAAAGCGGTGCCGCCGCGATGATCGCAGACGGGGCTGCGGAGGGCGCCGATATGGCCATCGCCTTCCACAACCAGCCGGAACTCCCCGCAGGAGAGCTGCGCCTGATCCACGGCGCCAGCACCGCCTCGAGCGATGAATTCTGCGTGACGGTTCTCGGGTCTTCGGGCCATGCCGCGCGGCCACATCTTGCGCTGGACCCGATCGTGGCCTGCGCGCATATCATCACACAGTTGCAGACCATCGTGTCGCGCCGGATGGACCCCGCCGACCCGATGGTGCTGACCATCGGCCAGATCGCGGGCGGGTTCACCGAAAATATCATCCCCGATAGCTGTAGCTTCAAAGGCACGATCCGTTGCCGCTCGGCACAGACCCGCGACATGGCCGAGGAACGCTTCCGCCAGATCTGCACCGATACCGCCCGTGCGCTCGGGGTCCGGGCCGAGGTCACCTATCTGCGCGGTGCGCCTGCGTTGCAAAATGACAAAACGCTGGTCGACCGTGCCCTGACCAGCCTGAGCGCGCATTTCGGCACCGCTCCCCATACGCAGACGGGCACCGATTTCGGAGCCGAGGATTTTTCCTATTTCTCCGAACGTCTGCCCGCGCTGCAATTCCATGTCGGCTCGGGCCAGCCCGGTCGGGATGACCGCCTGCACAATTCGGATTACCAACCCGATGAAAGCGCCATCACGCTTTCGGCAAGAGCCCTCAGCCGGTTGGCCGCCGATTTCCTAAGCCCTGCGCGATAA
- a CDS encoding homocysteine S-methyltransferase family protein, with product MTTITLLDGGMSRELQHWGAELRQPEWSAVALIETPEIVQVAHEAFLKAGAQVITTNSYAVVPFHLGEERFARDGAALATDAARLARAAADKFPGARVAGSLPPPCGSYMPEAFDAAIARPILDMLVGAMQDKVDLWVAETLSSLAEARCAVAAAKSSGKPVWLSFTLHDSEGALDQPPALRSGESVAEAARLAQELGAEALLFNCSMPEVMEPAIKAARAAFGDAQLPIGIYANAFESQDDDGAANEVLSQVRKDLTPAGYLQWVDQWIAAGATMVGGCCGIGSEHIAAIAAHLAQKA from the coding sequence ATGACCACCATCACTCTCCTCGACGGCGGCATGAGCCGCGAATTGCAACATTGGGGGGCCGAACTGCGCCAACCCGAATGGTCGGCGGTCGCGCTGATCGAAACCCCCGAGATCGTGCAGGTCGCGCATGAGGCCTTCCTGAAAGCCGGTGCGCAGGTTATCACCACCAATAGCTATGCCGTCGTGCCTTTCCATCTGGGCGAAGAGCGCTTTGCCCGCGATGGGGCCGCTCTGGCAACCGATGCCGCCCGTCTGGCCCGCGCCGCCGCCGACAAATTCCCGGGCGCGCGCGTGGCAGGCAGCCTGCCGCCGCCCTGCGGCTCCTATATGCCCGAAGCTTTCGACGCGGCCATCGCCCGCCCGATCCTCGACATGCTGGTCGGCGCGATGCAGGACAAGGTCGATCTGTGGGTGGCCGAAACGCTTAGCAGCCTTGCCGAGGCCCGCTGTGCCGTCGCCGCCGCCAAATCCAGCGGCAAGCCGGTCTGGCTGTCCTTCACCCTGCATGACAGCGAAGGGGCACTGGACCAGCCTCCGGCCCTGCGCAGCGGTGAGAGTGTCGCGGAGGCTGCCCGTCTGGCGCAGGAACTGGGGGCCGAGGCGCTGCTGTTCAACTGCTCCATGCCCGAAGTCATGGAACCCGCCATCAAGGCCGCCCGTGCCGCCTTTGGCGACGCACAACTGCCGATCGGCATCTATGCCAATGCCTTTGAATCGCAAGATGATGACGGGGCCGCCAATGAAGTGCTCTCGCAGGTCCGCAAGGATCTGACGCCGGCGGGCTATCTGCAATGGGTCGATCAGTGGATCGCGGCAGGGGCCACGATGGTGGGCGGATGCTGCGGGATCGGCTCCGAGCATATCGCAGCGATTGCCGCGCATCTGGCGCAGAAAGCCTGA
- the iolE gene encoding myo-inosose-2 dehydratase, which produces MIKFGTNPIAWANDDDQSIGADIPTARILEEAGRLIGFDGIENGHRWPQDDPEALRSLLAQYGLVFISGWYSTELLTRSVEEEIAAVQGHLAKLKHNGCKVCIVCECSNTVHGQPLTPVNDRPVLNAVEMAGFGAKMEAFAAYLAGEGVTLAYHHHMGSVVESPADIDAFMAATGPATHLLFDAGHCAFGGGDPALVLARHIKRVAHFHAKNIRPEITAKVRAENLSFLQGVRAGAFTVPGDQEGAVDFAPLLRILRQNGYDGWIVIEAEQDPHERNPLLYQTLGLHTLKRIAKEVGFDLVPSPHPETVGA; this is translated from the coding sequence ATGATCAAATTCGGCACCAACCCCATCGCATGGGCCAATGATGACGACCAGTCCATCGGTGCGGATATTCCCACCGCCCGCATCCTCGAAGAGGCGGGCCGTCTGATCGGCTTCGACGGGATCGAGAACGGCCACCGCTGGCCGCAGGACGACCCCGAAGCCCTGCGCAGTCTGCTGGCGCAATACGGGCTCGTTTTCATCTCGGGCTGGTATTCCACCGAACTCCTGACCCGCTCGGTGGAAGAGGAAATCGCAGCCGTTCAGGGGCATCTGGCCAAACTCAAACACAATGGCTGCAAGGTCTGCATCGTGTGCGAATGCTCCAATACCGTCCACGGACAGCCTCTGACACCCGTCAATGACCGCCCCGTGCTGAACGCCGTCGAAATGGCCGGGTTCGGTGCCAAGATGGAAGCTTTTGCGGCCTATCTGGCGGGCGAGGGCGTGACGCTGGCCTACCATCACCATATGGGCTCCGTTGTGGAAAGCCCCGCAGATATCGATGCTTTCATGGCCGCCACTGGTCCCGCAACCCATCTGCTGTTCGATGCGGGCCATTGCGCCTTCGGCGGTGGCGATCCGGCACTGGTGCTGGCCCGCCATATCAAGCGCGTCGCGCATTTCCATGCCAAGAATATCCGCCCCGAGATCACGGCCAAGGTGCGTGCTGAAAACCTCTCCTTCCTGCAAGGCGTGCGGGCGGGGGCGTTCACCGTACCCGGCGATCAGGAGGGCGCGGTCGATTTCGCGCCGCTTCTGCGGATCCTCCGGCAGAACGGCTATGACGGCTGGATCGTGATCGAGGCAGAGCAAGACCCCCATGAACGCAATCCGCTCCTGTATCAAACCCTCGGGTTGCATACGCTCAAACGGATCGCGAAAGAGGTCGGATTCGATCTTGTCCCGTCCCCGCACCCCGAGACCGTCGGGGCCTGA